In Astyanax mexicanus isolate ESR-SI-001 chromosome 5, AstMex3_surface, whole genome shotgun sequence, a single window of DNA contains:
- the LOC103025798 gene encoding GTP-binding protein Rhes-like — MSLDVKEKTQVRLVFMGAAGVGKTALIHRFLKDSFEPKHRRTVEELHSKEYEIAGVKVTLEIMDTSGSYSFPAMRKLSIQSSDAFALVYAVDDPESLDVVKSLRDEIMEVKEDKFTPIVVVGNKTDKTERKVQADDVLSMVELDWNNSFLEASAKENENVVEVFRELLQQANLPSRLSPALRRRRETFPKDTDFRPPMNKTNSCTVS, encoded by the coding sequence ATGTCCCTGGACGTGAAAGAGAAGACGCAGGTTCGTCTGGTGTTCATGGGAGCCGCCGGCGTGGGCAAGACGGCACTCATCCACCGCTTCCTAAAGGATTCCTTCGAACCCAAGCATCGGCGCACCGTGGAGGAGCTCCACAGCAAAGAGTACGAGATTGCAGGGGTGAAGGTGACTTTGGAGATCATGGACACGAGTGGCAGCTATTCCTTTCCAGCCATGCGCAAGCTGTCCATCCAGAGCAGCGACGCCTTCGCCCTCGTCTACGCCGTCGACGACCCCGAGTCCCTAGACGTGGTGAAGAGTCTGCGGGACGAGATCATGGAGGTCAAGGAGGACAAGTTCACGCCCATTGTAGTGGTGGGAAACAAGACGGACAAGACGGAGCGGAAGGTGCAAGCTGACGACGTCCTGTCCATGGTGGAGCTGGACTGGAACAATTCGTTTTTGGAGGCTTCTGCAAAGGAGAACGAGAACGTGGTGGAGGTGTTCAGAGAGCTGCTTCAGCAGGCTAACCTGCCAAGCCGACTGAGTCCAGCCCTGAGGCGGCGCAGAGAGACCTTTCCCAAAGACACAGACTTTCGGCCACCTATGAACAAGACCAACAGCTGCACGGTGTCTTAA